Proteins from a genomic interval of Schistocerca serialis cubense isolate TAMUIC-IGC-003099 chromosome 11, iqSchSeri2.2, whole genome shotgun sequence:
- the LOC126427133 gene encoding trichohyalin-like: MTSATVTKTVTKTVTKTVTKTVTKTVTKTVTKTVTKTVTKTVTKTVTKTVTKTVTKTVTKTVTKTVTKTVTKTVTKTVTKTVTKTVTKTVTKTVTKTVTKTVTKTVTKTVTKTVTKTVTKTVTKTVTKTVTKTVTKTVTKTVTKTVTKTVTKTVTKTVTKTVTKTVTKTVTKTVTKTVTKTVTKTVTKTVTKTVTKTVTKTVTKTVTKTVTKTVTKTVTKTVTKTVTKTVTKTVTKTVTKTVTKIKTEHQRRAPTKSTNEEHQRRAPTKSTNEEHQRRAPTKSTNEEHQRRAPTKSTNEEHQRRAPTKSTNEEHQRRAPTKSTNEEHQRRAPTKSTNEEHQRRAPTKSTNEEHQRRAPTKSTNEEHQRRAPTKSTNEEHQRRAPTKSTNEEHQRRAPTKSTNEEHQRRAPTKSTNEEHQRRAPTKSTNEEHQRRAPTKSTNEEHQRRAPTKSTNEEHQRRAPTKSTNEEHQRRAPTKSTNEEHQRRAPTKSTNEEHQRRAPTKSTNEEHQRRAPTKSTNEEHQRRAPTKSTNEEHQRRAPTKSTNEEHQRRAPTKSTNEEHQRRAPTKSTNEEHQRRAPTKSTNEEHQRRAPTKSTNEEHQRRAPTKSTNEEHQRRAPTKSTNEEHQRRAPTKSTNEEHQRRAPTKSTNEEHQRRAPTKSTNEEHQRRAPTKSTNEEH; this comes from the exons accgtcacaaagaccgtcacaaagaccgtcacaaagaccgtcacaaagaccgtcacaaagaccgtcacaaagaccgtcacaaagaccgtcacaaagaccgtcacaaagaccgtcacaaagaccgtcacaaagaccgtcacaaagaccgtcacaaagaccgtcacaaagaccgtcacaaagaccgtcacaaagaccgtcacaaagaccgtcacaaagaccgtcacaaagaccgtcacaaagaccgtcacaaagaccgtcacaaagaccgtcacaaagaccgtcacaaagaccgtcacaaagaccgtcacaaagaccgtcacaaagaccgtcacaaagaccgtcacaaagaccgtcacaaagaccgtcacaaagaccgtcacaaagaccgtcacaaagaccgtcacaaagaccgtcacaaagaccgtcacaaagaccgtcacaaagaccgtcacaaagaccgtcacaaagaccgtcacaaagaccgtcacaaagaccgtcacaaagaccgtcacaaagaccgtcacaaagaccgtcacaaagaccgtcacaaagaccgtcacaaagaccgtcacaaagaccgtcacaaagaccgtcacaaagaccgtcacaaagaccgtcacaaagaccgtcacaaagaccgtcacaaagaccgtcacaaagaccgtcacaaagaccgtcacaaagaccgtcacaaagaccgtcacaaagaccgtcacaaagatcAAAACGG agcaccaacgaagagcaccaacgaagagcaccaacgaagagcaccaacgaagagcaccaacgaagagcaccaacgaagagcaccaacgaagagcaccaacgaagagcaccaacgaagagcaccaacgaagagcaccaacgaagagcaccaacgaagagcaccaacgaagagcaccaacgaagagcaccaacgaagagcaccaacgaagagcaccaacgaagagcaccaacgaagagcaccaacgaagagcaccaacgaagagcaccaacgaagagcaccaacgaagagcaccaacgaagagcaccaacgaagagcaccaacgaagagcaccaacgaagagcaccaacgaagagcaccaacgaagagcaccaacgaagagcaccaacgaagagcaccaacgaagagcaccaacgaagagcaccaacgaagagcaccaacgaagagcaccaacgaagagcaccaacgaagagcaccaacgaagagcaccaacgaagagcaccaacgaagagcaccaacgaagagcaccaacgaagagcaccaacgaagagcaccaacgaagagcaccaacgaagagcaccaacgaagagcaccaacgaagagcaccaacgaagagcaccaacgaagagcaccaacgaagagcaccaacgaagagcaccaacgaagagcaccaacgaagagcaccaacgaagagcaccaacgaagagcaccaacgaagagcaccaacgaagagcaccaacgaagagcaccaacgaagagcaccaacgaagagcaccaacgaagagcaccaacgaagagcaccaacgaagagcaccaacgaagagcaccaacgaagagcaccaacgaagagcaccaacgaagagcaccaacgaagagcaccaacgaagagcaccaacgaagagcaccaacgaagagcaccaacgaagagcaccaacgaagagcaccaacgaagagcaccaacgaagagcaccaacgaagagcaccaacgaagagcaccaacgaagagcaccaacgaagagcaccaacgaagagcaccaacgaagagcaccaacgaagagcaccaacgaagagcaccaacgaagagcaccaacgaagagcaccaacgaagagcaccaacgaagagcaccaacgaagagcaccaacgaagagcaccaacgaagagcaccaacgaagagcaccaacgaagagcaccaacgaagagcaccaacgaagagcaccaacgaagagcaccaacgaagagcaccaacgaagagcaccaacgaagagcaccaacgaagagcaccaacgaagagcactAA